ACGCGCTCGCCGCCGCCGGCGCGCTCGGGACCGCCGGTCTCGCGGGCTGCCTCGGCCGCCTCGGCCTCGGCGGCAGCGCTGCGACGGTCACGTCCGAGACGGCGACGACGCAGTTCCGCGGCGGCCTCGAGAGACGCGGCGTCCACCCGGACGCGACCGTCCCGACCGCGGTCGAGCGCGAGTGGACGCTCCGGGACGTGAACACGGGCGACCACACGGCCGCGAAGGCGAGCCCGGTCGCGCTCGCCGGCGGCGACGTCCTCGTCCCCGGGGACAGCGGGTCGCTCTGGCGCGTCGACGCCGACTCCGGCGACGGCGTCTGGGAGGCGAGCGTCACCGGTTCGTCCCGCGGCGTCCACGGCACGCCCGCGGTCGTCGACGGCGTCGCGTACGTCGGCGGGTACGACGGCGTGCTCACCGCGGTCGACGTCGAATCCGGCGACCGCGTCTGGCGCAGCGGCCTCGGGGACGCCATCGGGTCCAGTCCCGCGTACCACGACGGCGTCGTCTACATTGCGGTCGAGTACCACGACCCGAGCGGCGCGATGTTCGGCGTCGACGCCGAATCCGGCGACGTCGTCTGGGAGGACCAGCGCGTCACCGACCACCCGCACTCGACGTGCGCGATCGACCGCGACGCCGGCTACCTCGTCGTCGGCGCGAACGACGGCGATCTGTACGCGTGGACGTATCCCGACCTCGAGTTCGCGTGGACGTTCTCGACCGACGGCGCGATCAAGGGGCCGGTGGCGACGTACGACGGCGCGGCGTTCTTCGGGTCGTGGGACCACTCGATCTACCGCGTCGACCTCGCCGAAGGCACCGAGTCGTGGTCGACGCGAACGAACGGCCTCGTGATGTCCGGGCCGGCCGTCGACCCCGCGGCGGACGTCGTCTACGTCGGGAGCAAGGACGGCCGCCTGTACGCGCTCTCGACGGACTCGGGGAAGGCGACGTGGGAGTACGACGCCGGGAGCGCCATCATCGGCTGTCCGGTCGTCACTGACGAGCACGTCCTCGTCGGCTCCTACGACCGGACGCTGCACGCCGTCGCGGAGGACGCCGGCGACCGCGCGTGGACCGCGCGCGGCGTCGGGCGCGTCACGAGCACGCCGCTCGTCCACGACGGCGCGGTCTACTTCGCCGACCGCGCGTCGGAGACGTATCTCGACGACGGCAGCGGCGAAACCGGCGCGCTCTACAAGCTCGCGAGCGGGGACTGAAGGCGACGCCGGCGGCGGTCGCCGCCGGCGAGCGACCCGCACGGCTGCTGCCGACACCGCCGGCGCGGAGGCGCACGGCGCCGTCGCGTTCCCGAGGATACAAGCCCGCGCTGGCAGAACGAGGACGTATGAACGACGACGACGCGACCGGCGACGAAGCGGCCGACGACGGCGCGGCCGACGACGAAGCGGCCGGCGACGACGAGAGAGTCAGTGAAGACGGCGTTCGCTGCTGGCTCGTGGAGCGCGAGTACACCGACAAGGGCCTCGTGACGCTCGTGTACGCCGAACCCGGCGGCGAGCGCGCCGCCGTCATGCAGCGCTCCTCGAACATGCTCGCGCGCACCGACGTCACCGCCGCGCGCGACGTCGACCCAGACGAACTCGCGGCCGTCGAGGACGACGCGACCCGCGACCGCTACGCGACCGAGGTCGAACGCACGAGCGAGAGCCACGCGCCCGACGACGCGCTCTGAGGCGACCGATTCGACTCGGTCTCCGCTCGTCGTTCACGCGCCGCGTCGAATCGTCGCTTTCTGGTCGGAACAGGCTTGCCGTACCGTGTCGAATGCTACCACGTGTCTTCGAGTGCTACGGCTGGGACGGCGGACCGCGTCCTCGACTTCGAGGGATTCCCGGGTCGTTGGGAGATACTCGAGACCACCGAGGACACCGACGGCGAGCGCTTCACGACCCGGATGCACCTCGACGAGCGGTCGGAACTCCCCACGCACGTGCATCCGAGCGCCGAGGAGGTCTACGCGGTCGAAGCGGGCGAACTCGAGGTGCAGGTCGACGGCGCGTGGTCGACGCTCGCCGCTGGCGAGCGCGTGATCATCCCCGCCGGGACCGAGCACGCGTTCCGGAACCCCGGCCCGGCCGAGGTCCGCAACGTGCATCGGCCGGCGATGCGGATCGAGGCGTTCTTCCGGCGGTTCCACGCCCTGAAGACCGAACGCGGCGTGTCGATGCCGCCCGAGGGCCTCCGCGCGACCATCCTCCTCGCGATGCTATTCACGGAGTACGACGACGAACTCGTCGTCGCCGGCCCGCAACGCTGGGCGTTTGCGGCCCTGTCCGCCCTCGGACGCCTCCTCGGATACGACCTCCCCGACTGACGGTCCGACCGGCCTCGTCCGTCGCTCCGGTATCCTCTTGTGCGACCCCCGACATGAAGGGGGTATGGCCGCCATCGAACTTCGCGACGTGACCAAGCGCTTCGGCTCGGTCACGGCCCTCGACGGCCTCGACCTCACGGTCGAGGAGGGCGAGGTCTTCGGGTTTCTCGGACCGAACGGCGCGGGGAAGTCCACGACGATCGACATCCTGCTCGACTACGTCCGCCCCTCTAGCGGGACCGCTCGCGTCTTCGGGCACGACGCCCAGGAGGAGCCGCGGTTCGTCCGCGACCGCGTCGGCATCCTCCCCGACGGCTACGGCGCGCTCGGGCGGATGACGGGCCGCGAACAGCTCGAGTTCACGATCGAGGCCCGACGCGGTCGCGAGCACCCCGACGAACTCCTGGAGCGCGTCGGACTCGCCGGTGACGGCGACCGCCAGGTCCGCACGTACTCGAAGGGGATGGCGCAGCGACTCATGCTCGGGATGGCGCTCGTCGGCGACCCCGACCTCCTCGTCCTCGACGAACCCACGACGGGTCTCGATCCCGCCGGCGCGCGCATGATGCGGGAGACGATCGATGACGCCGTCCGCGACGGCCAGACCGTGTTCTTCTCCAGTCACATCCTCGGACAGGTCGAGGCGGTCGCGGACCGCGTCGGCATCCTCTACGAAGGGCGAGTAGTCGCCGTCGACACCATCGACTCCCTGCGGGAGACCGCGGGCGCGACCGGCGGCGTCACCGTCACGCTCGACGACGCCCAGCACGAC
The Halorubellus sp. JP-L1 DNA segment above includes these coding regions:
- a CDS encoding PQQ-binding-like beta-propeller repeat protein, producing MYDGCSRRDALAAAGALGTAGLAGCLGRLGLGGSAATVTSETATTQFRGGLERRGVHPDATVPTAVEREWTLRDVNTGDHTAAKASPVALAGGDVLVPGDSGSLWRVDADSGDGVWEASVTGSSRGVHGTPAVVDGVAYVGGYDGVLTAVDVESGDRVWRSGLGDAIGSSPAYHDGVVYIAVEYHDPSGAMFGVDAESGDVVWEDQRVTDHPHSTCAIDRDAGYLVVGANDGDLYAWTYPDLEFAWTFSTDGAIKGPVATYDGAAFFGSWDHSIYRVDLAEGTESWSTRTNGLVMSGPAVDPAADVVYVGSKDGRLYALSTDSGKATWEYDAGSAIIGCPVVTDEHVLVGSYDRTLHAVAEDAGDRAWTARGVGRVTSTPLVHDGAVYFADRASETYLDDGSGETGALYKLASGD
- a CDS encoding cupin domain-containing protein — its product is MSSSATAGTADRVLDFEGFPGRWEILETTEDTDGERFTTRMHLDERSELPTHVHPSAEEVYAVEAGELEVQVDGAWSTLAAGERVIIPAGTEHAFRNPGPAEVRNVHRPAMRIEAFFRRFHALKTERGVSMPPEGLRATILLAMLFTEYDDELVVAGPQRWAFAALSALGRLLGYDLPD
- a CDS encoding ABC transporter ATP-binding protein — protein: MAAIELRDVTKRFGSVTALDGLDLTVEEGEVFGFLGPNGAGKSTTIDILLDYVRPSSGTARVFGHDAQEEPRFVRDRVGILPDGYGALGRMTGREQLEFTIEARRGREHPDELLERVGLAGDGDRQVRTYSKGMAQRLMLGMALVGDPDLLVLDEPTTGLDPAGARMMRETIDDAVRDGQTVFFSSHILGQVEAVADRVGILYEGRVVAVDTIDSLRETAGATGGVTVTLDDAQHDRSANVASLDDLRASVAGLDGVVDVLVDADEDGRPTVDANCTAAAKGRVVKACFDAGADVRDVDTREASLEDLFVSYTNGETPAATSTTTAGTTPAARGED